The segment AGATGGTCACACTACCCTCCCAAAGGCTGGAGAAGGTGTTTacaagtcagtcagtcagtcacaaAATCACTCAGCTGGCTTAAATGGGGTCGTAATGGTTATTACCAACCTAGCTATTGGTGTAATTGGCAATTGGAATTCTAACTATAGCAGATGTATTTAAACAAAAATATTCAGCCAAAGCTTAAAGCaatgattatttttaaaaattctttagtCAGTCCATGTACCAATTGGTCATCCATCTCTATATTTCGTGATTGTTGTATATTAGCCCTGCCCTACTAATGTTATAATTATCAAAAACCAACATATATATTTAAGTCCCAACTTAAATAGCAGCTAGTAGAACTGTATAAGGACTGCATGCAACAGTTGTTTGCAGATAGAAATCCTACTGTATAGGGCAAAGCATTACCAGGCACTGGAATTAGTTAATCATGGTAATGAATTATATCTGTTCACACAAATCTTCCATGCAGTTACAAAATTTATAATGCAGTCATAACCATGGTCACAATCATAAAAATAAAACAGTTgcttgtgtaaaaaaaaactgggTCTCCCCCTTCTTGCAATGGATGGTAAAATTACTCTTAATAATAAATTAGAATTAGAAGACTTAACTAAAGCATAGAAAACTTGAATATTCAATCTATTGTAAAAATAGAGTGAAATATTTTTGTATACATTAGTTGTTAACATTCTTCATACACACCAAAATATAGATTtatgataaaaacaaacagcttccaacctgatagtcgcccaacctcggacggcccgcttctatctcctacccaaaatccacaaacagaactgccccggtagaccgatcgtctcagcttgctcctgccccacagaactcatttctcgttatcttgactcccttctctctccccttgtccagtcccttcccacctacatccgcgattcctctgacaccttacgtcacatcaacaatttccagttccctggccccaaccgcttcctcttcaccatggacgtccaatccctctacacctccatcccccaccaggatggtctgagggcccttagcttcttcctcgaacagaggcccgaacaatccccatccaccactactctcctccgtctggctgaacttgttctcacactgaacaatttctccttcaactcctctcacttcctccaaataaaaggtgtggctatgggtacccgcatgggccccagctatgcctgtctctttatggggtatgtggaacattccttgttccagtcctactccggcccccttccacaactctttctccggtacatcgatgattacttcggtgccgcttcatgctctcgttgggacttggaaaaatttattaattttgcttccaatctccacccctccatcattttcacgtggtccatctctgacacttcccttcccttccttgacctctctgtctcaatctctggtgatagactgtccaccaatatccattacaaacccaccgactcccacagctatctcaactacagctcctcacaccccgcttcctgtaaggactccatcccattctctcagttccttcgcctccgtcgcatctgttccgatgatgctacattcaaaaacagttcctctgacatgtcctccttcttccttaatcgaggttttccacccacggtcgttgacagggccctcaaccatgtctggcccatctcccgcgcatctgccctcacgccttctcctccctctcagaaacatgatagggtcccccttgtcctcacttatcaccccaccagcctccgcattcaaaggatcatcctccgccatttccgccaactccagcatgatgccaccaccaaacacatcttcccttcaccccctttatcggcattccgtagggatcgctccctccgggacaccctggtccactcctccatcaccccctactcctcaacaccctcctatggcaccaccccatgcccacgcaaaagatgcaacacctgccccttcacttcctctctcctcaccgtccaagggcccaaacactcctttcaagtgaagcagcatttcacttgcatttcccccaacttagtctactgcattcgttgctctcaatgtggtctcctctacattggagagaccaaacgtaaactgggcgaccgctttgcagaacacctgcggtctgtccgcaagaatgacccaaacctccctgtcgcttgccattttaacactccaccctgctctcttgcccacatgtctgtccttggcttgctgcattgttccagtgaagcccaacgcaaactggagcaacaacacctcatcttccgactcgggactttacagccttccggactgaatattgaattcaacaactttaggtcgtgagctccctcccccatccccaccccctttctgtttcccccttccctttttttttccaataaattataaagattttccttttcccacctatttccattatataataaaaaaaaaccccactagagctataccttgagtgccctaccatccattcttaattagcacattcgtttagataatatcaccaactttaactctaacacctatgtgttctattgtactattgtcgttgacatcttttgatgatctgcttctatcactgcttgtttgtccttacaaccacacccccccctccacctctctgtctctctatctctccgccccccacatacacaccttaaaccagcttatatttcaactctttcttggactcgaactcaagttctgtcgaagggtcatgaggactcgaaacgtcaactcttttcttctccgccaatgctgccagacctgctgagtttttccaggtaattctgtttatgttatAGATTTATGATGCTGAGGTATCACATTTTTGATGGACTTTCTCATTTATTTCTTTTAAATGCACATCTTTTGTTTTTTATGGAATTATATATGAACATGTGGAGGGAACTGAACACTCAACTGTCACTCAAGTGACAGAAATCATCCCAGAATTGAGCTGGGGCCAATGACCCCACAGGGGGCTTAACTAGCCCTATGGAGGAGGGTTTAGACTaatttggcaggtggaggggCACCAGCACCAtggcagcagagagaggagagaaggtgCATAGAAAAGTAGAAGAGACAAAACACAATGGAACAAAAAATAGTGTGCATGAATTAGATGGAGGAAAAAAGCAAAGCTAACTAGCATGGTATTGGAGTGCATGTGTGAAGAGCATCACAAATAAATTTGACGAGTTACAGACGCAAGCTGCCACTTAGGATTATGATATAATTCCTATAATAGAGACCTGGCTTAAACATGGAAAGAAATGGGAACTACACATTCCTGGCTATattcaagagagagagggatgaaagACAGAAGGCAGTGACAGTATTGATCATGGATAATAGAGTTCTAAAGAGAGACAATATACTAGAGGGTTCAAAGACTAAATCTATTTGTTTAGAGTTAAGAAACATAAAAGCAGCTGTTACATTGCTGGGAATTTACCATAGACCCCCAAATGTTGAGAAGGGGATAGAGGAGCAACTCTGTAGGCAAAATTttagagaaatgtaaaaatgattGAGCACTAATAGCAGGGGACTTCAATTACCCAAATATGGACTGATGAAAAAAGAGGGTAAAAAGCAAAGAGGGCGAAGAATTCCAAAAATGTGAATAGCAGAACCTCATTAATCAGTATGCTTCCAGCCCAAGAAGGAAGGAAGCAGTCCTGGATTTAGCTCTAGGGAATGAAGTAGGCCAACTGGAGTGTGCTACAGTGGAAGAACATCTGGACAATggtgatcataatataattagGTTTGAATTAGTTAGGGAAAGCAATAAAGAAAGATCAAAGACAAAAGCAGTCAACTTAGAGCAAATTTCAGTAATTTGAGAAAAAGTCTAGCACAGATGGAGTAGAAACAAAGATTTATCAGGAAAACAGTAAATGAGCAATGACAGGCCTTCAAGCATATTCCCACAATGAGGAAAGGTGGGGCATCTAAAGCTAGAGCTCCCTGATGACAAAGGAAATAGAGattaaaataaaatggaaaaagGCCCATGACAAATGTCAGATACAGAATATAGTAGAAAATTAGTCAGGATGCAGAGTTCAGAGGAGAATTGAAAAAGAATGTAAGAAGGgctgagagagagtatgagaaaagATTAGCAGGTGACATAAAAGAGAACCCCAAAATATTTTATAAACAAATAAAAAGTAAAAGGATAGTGAAAGGAATGGTGGGGCCAATTAGGGGCAAAAACGGAAATCTTCTTGTGGGGCAAAGGAAATGATTGTGGtactgaataaatattttgcatctgtcttcacaaacaATGAGGATGAAGTTAATGtcacagtaaaggaatggtgaatAGAGATACTAGGTAGGATAAAAAATAGGTATAAAGGAGTTGCTAAATAGATTGGCAGGAGGAATACTCACTAATGCCACAACAGGGCAAAGAGCATGCTCCAAGGCTCTCAATGCAGCACATGAGGCCTTGGTGTAGGAGGCAGAAAGGAAGAAGGACATCCTGAATCTACAAGCAAACGGAAGGCCATCCAAACAAATTTTGATACGGTAATGTGTGCAGATGGCCATtgcagtcaatgccaggagtgtACCCCGAAAACTAGTGGGAGTATATGCAGTGCCATGAGAAGTCGAATGACATGAGCAATCAaattcagtgaatgcatctttagATGCCAAATCCTTCCAACTGTTGCAGCATTAGTGAGTGTTCTTCCTGCTTGGCTTATACATAAGGTATGGCATCAGTGCAAAGCAATATAGAGGGGAAGACACCTGTAAAACCGTATCCAAGTATGACTCAGAATTTTCAGCTGAGGATAAGAAGAAATTGGAGAAGAAGAAGTTTTCCTTTTACTTTAGCATCTTAAAATTAGTAATAAGAAATTATTCTTCATCCAAAGAATGACCAAAATGTGGAATAAGCTTGCAGGCAGAGTAATGGTGGCAAAAACTGTGAAACTATGTAAGAATCAATGAAATGCTACAATGCAGGATGGAGACAGATGTATGATCTTTCCAGAAGAATGAATTaagaggggccaaatgaccttccCAATCCTGAACTCATGAACTTGTGAATATGCTATCACATTGAGAAATTCTTGTGATATGGTTTGTTTGCTTTGTCCAATCCATATTTACATGAATGGTAATTGCATACTGTTTTCAGCAACTTCTGCTTGTAAATGTTCAACAGTTAACATCACAATCAGTTATCTCAATCGGTCTCAAGCATGACTCATATTGATAGAgttgtgtgaaagggaaaccTACCTATTGCACACTGAACAACAGCATTTATAGGTTAAATGTATTTCACCCTGCCATCAATCCACCTACTTACTCCAGATCTGATGAACGCTTCCCTGAACCAGTTACTGAAAATGAGAGCAAGCTGGGAAATAAGTCACCACAGGCTGTGCTACCTCTAATATAAATAAGTGAAGTATTTAGAATTTGCACAGAATGAATTTCTTCTGACAGATATTCAGGATTTTTTTGCCTACTCAGTAGCATAGCAGTTTGAATAGTAACAAACACACCATGGTCAGATGTATCACAAAATTGATTCTTCTGGTTGCCATGACCATGGAAAGGCTTATAAAAATGTATTAGGCTGCCAACAACCAAGTTGCTGATTTTATTATAGTCTTAAACATCCCCTAGTTCAACAAGTGCTCACAATGAATTACTGTCTTGATAGGCCATTAATTTGTTTTCAGGGGCTGAAAAGCCATCCCCCACATCAACCACGTTTCTCACCTATGAAAAAAATCTATTTTAATGTTGCTATATTTTTCCATGTTTGCGCACAGCAGTGTCCTAGaggttgatcttcaattcctggaggctccaggccaatcctcaagggttggcaaccctaatccacaacattctgacttcagaggtgagagtggtaCCAACTGAGCCACCCACGGCTGAACAGAAAGAAAAAGTAAGCTGAAGCTAAACGtctaaaaataaattatttaaagaAAATCTCTGACAACCAAGATGACATTCTGCAAAGAGCGGGGGTTTCCTACCACTAATCTTCCAGTAATTTAATTTTACGTTGAATGAAAATACAAAAAATGCCCTGTGAGATGTGATTCCCTTTCTGCCATAAATGTCCAATTTTAATAAAATCCGTGCAATCTATGCAGGACAACATTCCGTTCTTGCAATACGCTCAATGTTTCCCCCTCCCATATTGAACACAGCAACCCTTCATTGGATGGACGATTTGAAGACAATTCACTAGTACAAAATTTGGAATAAAATAGCTCGAAAATAATAAAAACGGCAACAGAATGTTAATTGGCGTTAATGAGATGCTGCTTTGAAACATGTCACTTTtggccaccagcagcagctccCATTCACAAGCTGTCCTTGTCAATCAAAATGAAGGCGCAGGCTGTTGCCAGGGTTTCCAGTGACGTATGGCCAAGGGCTTGTTTTTTTTAAGCGGGGTTCATTAGCATATTGACCTCACAAAGGGCCCGCTACGCCATTGGTCCGCAGCGAGAGGGTGAGTTTGGACGTCATGATGCCGGAGGCGTCCTGATTTGTTGCCAGGAAATGGGGCGTATCCCGGAGAGCTCGCAGGGCAGGGTCTGTTCTGCACTCGGGGCTGGCCATTCACTAACTCACTCCATGGCAATGGGAGCATGAAAGCAGCCGCAGAACGGCCCGGAAACAAGAAGGGAGGCGCTTATTATATTTGGGTCAGTGCCCAGCGTCCAAGTCATCTTACGACAGTTTCCATCTTGCTTTGCAACGAATAAAAAGCGTTGCCAAGTAACACCTTTCTAAGTCCGCTGAGGAAGTGAGCCGGTTTGCAGTGCGAAGAGCAGGTCAGCACTGCGGGAGCAAAGTTACTGCAAAGCTCCAGTTTGAGGGATTCCATCTAAGAAGGGCGAAAGCAAACACCGCGTTAAGGAAGATGATGCAAATTATGGATACTTACAACCAGAAGCACTCCCTGTTCAACGCTATGAACAAGTTTATCGGTGCGGTCAATAACATGGACCAGACGGTAATGGTGCCCAGCCTATTGCGGGATGTCCCTCTGGAAGATGAAGGCAAGAGCGAAGTCAACGGCGTTTCCAGTACCGGAGCGTCTAACTATTACTCTGATAAGCGGGATATGTACAACTACTACGTCTTGCTGAAATCCATCAAGAACGATATAGAGTGGGGTGTGGTGCAACTGGACGATAGGAAGAAAGATAAAGCCGCCACCATGGACATTAGGGTGGACGAGGCGGAAGGAGAAGAAGACTTGCAGAAACAATTCCACTATCATCTAAATGGATTATACACCGTCCTGTCAAAACTGACCAGAAAAGCGAACACTCTAACTAACCGCTACAAACAGGAAATCGGTTTCGGCAGCTGGGGACATTAAGCACAGATCAAGTTACCAGTACTAATGAAGTTAAGCCAAACCAAGCCTAACTGAAGTTGCAAGGTTATTTTCTGCTCTGCTCCAAAAACGGATTTAACTTGATCACTTAATAAGCCCTTTTCTGTGTTTTCGTCTTATTGCTGGGAGAAGGGAAGGCTTTGTAGGACGTGCTTGAGAAATAAAACTTTCATGGAACTGAAGCGTGGTTATGAGCGGCAGTGCCGGTGGAAATTACATCATTTTACTTTGCACTACTTTGTACTATATATGTGATGTATAAAATTGTAACGTGTCTTGTAAACCGTTTACTCATTTTTATAAGCGCACAAAATTGACGCGTTTCTTTTACAATCTCTGGTGCATGAGTTTGTAAAATACGCTTCTGAAGAGGGCTTTAAGATCCCTGACAAAATGAGGCTATTGAAAGGGCCAATGAAATGACAGAGCTGCATAGTTACTCGTGTGTGATAAGTTGCTGCGTGGAACCGACTGAATTTCTGCTAAAAGATAATGAGGTTCCTTACTATCATCAACCTATTTTTCTTATTTAAACCCTACTTTTTGTACAGGGTGGTATATTAAAACCTATAtgttaaaaataaaggaaaatagtGAGATCTTCACGAGCTTGTGGTAAATTTGAAATTCACAGTAGAAGAAGTCGATCATGAAAAACTGGTGAAACGTATCTGACTGGTAGAGTTAAGCCTGTTTTCTTTTGGAACCAAGTCAAGCATTGAAGCTTTTAATTCGGTTTGGGAGGAGTACATAATTTCTCTTATTACTCAGCACCAGCTACAGAAAGCCTGCCCACAGAAACTTGTGCAATGTGCTGTCTGATTAAAGGCGGTCTTGAGTGGATTGTTTCAGGTTGTGGAAGCATTTGTCAGTCCTGCCGCATTCTTTCCCCGCCTTTTTACAACTGCGAGAAATCCTTGCCCGGGCAGCTCCATGACTATTAGCTTCCTCTTGGCTGTAAACTATACCGCCGACAGCAAAAGCTTGGATTTTGCCTCCTTGCACTGATCATTGGTTGACTTGAGCCTGGAGCTTTGATTATATTGCATTGCGTCTGTTATTACAAAATCCTACCGAATTGGGTGGATGTGATTTTGTTGAAATGAAGGACCCTAAGGGAAACAATGCGCccgcagatcagggtgcgtcagacaCAAATATAAGCGGAAGCATTTAAGATAATTTTAAAAGAACTATCCTTGATAAAACATGCAAGATCATTGATCTAATGACACAATGAGGAAAGGCTTATACGGAATGTTACAATTTTAAGTTTCAGCACagcttgtatgtgtgtatatataggaAATAAAGATGTAAAGTTCAAAATATGTATTTGGAATAGTTGTACGTCAAAACTCTGGCACCATTAAAGATGGGCAGTATATGGGAGTTTGTCAGTTCATAATATACGAAGTGCTTGAATTTGCTGTACAAAACGTGTTACAGAGGACTCGAAACCAGGCTACAATTTTCAATGCCGATAatcgtttttaaaaaaaacccaacgTTTTTCTGGTAAACTTAAATTATGATAAATTTCGGATTTTTTATTAACAGAATAAATAATTGCATTTCGTGATTGGATTATGCAGTCGTCCTACAAATGGATGGCACGCCACCATTAAACGTCTTCTCTCCATTCCTAACTCCACCCCATCCTCTCCACCATTGACGGCTATATCTTCAACCGCCCAACCCCCATGattggaattccttctctaaatcTCTCGACCGCCCCCTCATTCTTTCGCGcgttaaaatccacctctttaaAGACCACCATTTCTGGCCAGCTTCCGCCCTCAATATCTTAATACTGTTTCTCAAAGGACAACATTTTAGctctatgacctttcatcagaactggagaaTGTTAACCCTCTGTTTCCCTTTCCACGGATGGCTTTTCTAATGAACCCAAAGGCCACGGCCAtcgccggggggggtgggggggaagtgaaACTAATAAAGAACTTGAGTAAAATAAAGGAATTGAAATGTATGAACTCTATCCGCATTATCCActgtgtttctgtttttatttcagatttatggcatctttatttttttgtttCCTCCTTTGGTTTGGTTTAATTTTTAGATTACGTTTTGTGAAACGCCGTGGAATATTCTTAGTTAAAGGTGTTATACAAGCTGTTGAAAGCTAATCTACGCTTTCTGGACTATAGATTAATTTTTGCAATGGGATTGAAATTAAATATTCAGAAAATTGTTCAATTGTTTTAATTGAAATCTGGTAAATTAATAATGAGTTTATAGTACTCATCTGATTCAGAATAGTTTGAGCTCTACAGGGTAATAATGCTTTAGTGCATTTTGTTGCACTGGTAGATGTCCTGCCGTTCAGATCTGATGTTAAACCATAGACTGGATTTTAGGGCCCAATGATGGCATGTTTGAGGAGCAGGGGGAAAGGAATGCTGGTAAAATGCAGTGTGTGGCCCACCTACTGCTTTCCTGTCTGTCAGAAGCCTATCTCCCATTTTATTGTGGATGGTGGAGACCTCAGGCCTGCCCTTGGACCTATTGAGACCCTTAAGGGGTGACTTAAGtgcctcaccctgtctccactgctattttacccatggcagggGGAGGCCCAGGCCAAGTGGGTAGCCAGGCAAGTTTTACTGGGCACACTGATGTCAGGCAGGGAAGGGGTTTCCTGTGCCCATCAGAGGAATTCTGCCCTCACCCAGGCCATAACCCTTGGTCATAATCCTTTCCCAACCCCCCCTGCCAACCTTTCAAACCTGGTACCCCACCTCCCTTACCCTCACTTGGGGCCTGTCAGCCAGGCCCCAGTAATACCCCAGGTTTAACTGAAATCCCACTTCCCATAATCACCTCTTCCAGGGTGACCTACTCTGGGGGAAAAAAGTGCTAACAAGAACTTGAGAGCTGGTGAGACCATGATGGGGGAAGAGGACCTGAGGCCGTGCAACCTGCTCCGATTTTACTGCTGCTAGCTCGGACCACCACTCTATATCCACAGGACAATCGGGAACAGACACCATCAACCTTTATGCATCCAACGCATGTGCAGAACGATGCCTGCAGTAGAAATCAGAACAGAACGTGTCCCAGAAAAGTCTGACCCAGGATGAGAGGCCAAATTACGGAACAGTCCAGGAAAATCATGGATGGTTGGTCACCATGCCGGAGTCTGGTTGTAATCCCTGCAGTGGCCACCGCTCAAACCTGGCACTTCTGGGATGACGGAGCATTCTGCCAATCAGcctctgtggagggaaagacagagctaacatttcgagtccgtatgatttctTCAGAGctcaagaagagtcatacggactcaaaacattaacagtctttctacagatgctgtcagacctgctgagtttttccagcattttttgtttttgtttctgatttccagcatctgcagtattttgcctttatattccTCCAATCAGATGTGCCAGCAACTTCCTAAGGTGGGCTTTCCTCCCCAGCTagaggcagaagtcccacccttAAACCAATTAACGCCCTGCCAAGTGTAATATGGTTGGTGGTtaagccagcattttctgtgggcaaaaacagaattacctggaaaaactcagcaggtctggcagcatcggcgcagaagaaaagagttgatgtttcgactcTTTTCTACTCCactcaactcttcttctccgccgatgctgccagacctgctgagtttttccaggtaattctgtttttgttttggatttccagcatccgcagtttttttgtttttattttctgtgGGCTGTTTTTTAGCTAGAGGAACATGGTACCCAGTAAAATCCAGCACCTAAACGTAcattgatgacacccagctctatcttGCCATCGCTTCTCCTGACCTTCAACTGTGttagactgcttgtccaacattcaGTCCTGAACCAAATTTTCATCCAATTAAACACAACACGTTGAATTTGGAAACCAAAAACAATTAGTAAGAGGGAAAATCAACTGTAACTGGTCCCTCAAGTAACTGAGCTTCAGACCGAGGCTAACAATGCATATTGTGGGAATGTTGCATTATTAGGGAAATCCTAATCTTAAAGGGGCAACTACTTGTTCCAATGGAGATTAGAGACAGAATGACACTGCTCAATGATGATCAAGAAGTTATCCTGACATTGTGGTCAGCATTCTTCTTTCAACCAATAACCGGCAAATTCTAAATTCTAAAAAAAGCAGTCACATTTTCTTGTATAAAAAGCCACTAAATTTCAAAATATCCGTTGCCTATGAAATGTTTTAGATACTTGTAAAAGGTGCAGTATGCAAAAACACAGAAATTTGTAACACAAGAATAGACTATTTACAcctgtgtcttcagctgtctaggccttaagctctggaattctctcccaaagcctctctgcctcttcccctTTTTACTTCTCCTTTGAAAtgctcctttaaacctacctccttgaccaagttTTTTTAGTCACCTGTCTTGATATCTCCTTTGTCTTGGTGTCAGTTTTTAGCTGATTATGCTGCTGTgatgtgccttgggatgttttactatgttaaacacTATATTAGGAGGGATACTGGAACAGAGACCCAAGTGTTCACATAGTcaaatttttgaaggtggcagaacaagtTGATATGGCTGTTAAAACAATGGAGAAGATCCTTGTCGTTATAAataggcatagaatacaaaagcaagaaagttatgctaCCCCTTAAAGAATTAGGACTGGAGTGTCTtgtccaattctaggcaccaTGCCTTAGGAATAATGTAAAATCCTTGGAGAGTGCACAGAGGAGAGCTACTAGAATGACACCAGGGATGAGGTACTTAAGTTATATAGAGAGGCTAgataagctgggattgttctacagcagagaaggttaagaggagacttAATAAAAGAGTTCAGTATCAAAAGCCCTGAGaatagaatagatagggagaaactgtttccagtgccaGGAGGGTTGGCAACAAGACAAcgcaaatttaagataattgtcaATAAATCCAAGGAGGAACTGATTTTTTTAGCACCTATAGTTTGGATTGcattgcctgaaaaggtggtagaaaatgattcaataactttcaaaatggagaGAATATGTTGGAAAAGAATATatttgaggggtatggggaaagagcaggtgagtgggactaattggttaGCTCCTCCAATGAACTGGCATAGGAAAAATAGGCTGAATGGACTCATTTGTTCAGTGCCAATCAGTGAAATGCAAGCTGATGTTGTCACCATTACCATTCCAGTTCCTACTCTTTCAATTCATAATCCCTTTTGTTTATTTGTACTGCTTGATTAGCAGCTTCACCCCTCTGAGAACAGAGTAAGGTGAAATATCTAGCATAATTTATTTTCTAAGTGGTACTGCTGTAGATTAAATAGCTTATTTCTCAAAAATTATAACATATCAAAGCACAATTGATAAAATAGTACTTGCATTTTTGCTACTataattttaaaatggaaaaattttgaattcaacaaacatctttgtatataatgttcacaaagGACAGatgtttacattttttaaaatgctgcatagtTTACAATTTAATTGCAATCTTATTGTCCTGGTAATGTTTATAAATCCAACTTGTAATTAATTTAAACTTCACAGCATCACAACCTGTTTGATTAAAGCAGCCAATAACCTTGTCAATTTTATCcttactttttttttcaaattgcaCTTTCAATGTCTTTAGTTTTGTAGATTCAGGTGGTAGGTGCCCTCTGACATTTCAGATAAGTGAACATTATTCTTATCTGAGCTCTGACAGTGAATAGGAGTATGAAAAGTGAAGCTATTTCTGTCATGGCTTTATCTATGTTTCTCACAAACACTTAGCTAATTCCCAAGCGTTTCAATTTTCTTTTCCCTCATGGCCTTTGTTTTGTAGAAACTTTCTCTATCTTTATCATTCAAAAAATGGAGGGTTGATTGATGTGTTATATTCCTCCTAGTCATCCATGTACTCAATTAAGTATTTGCAATTTTATAGGAAACCCTCTGTCATCAGTCATGTGTGGTATCTTGCTGATGCCTCAGCACCAAATAGGAAGTTCAAATATTAGAGCTAAATGCCATATGCAAAAATGCATTTACTTATCAGTTTAAGGTTACATATATTTATTTCAGTTTACAGGTTGGTTAATTTAAAAGTACATTCCTTAATGATGCCAAAATTAGTCAGGCTACTGATGATCATTTCAAACCTCCATTAGCAAACAAAATACCATAGGCTGGACTTACTT is part of the Carcharodon carcharias isolate sCarCar2 chromosome 18, sCarCar2.pri, whole genome shotgun sequence genome and harbors:
- the LOC121290801 gene encoding mid1-interacting protein 1-B-like, which gives rise to MMQIMDTYNQKHSLFNAMNKFIGAVNNMDQTVMVPSLLRDVPLEDEGKSEVNGVSSTGASNYYSDKRDMYNYYVLLKSIKNDIEWGVVQLDDRKKDKAATMDIRVDEAEGEEDLQKQFHYHLNGLYTVLSKLTRKANTLTNRYKQEIGFGSWGH